From Acidobacteriota bacterium, a single genomic window includes:
- a CDS encoding glycogen synthase — translation MDIVHITPEFAPFAKAGGLGDVAAALPAAQAERGHRVRVLVPGYRELLDRIDSLPGAGTLPVSFPIGGREIPGVAVRKSVGPVELWAIAQRELFDRPGLYGGPRGAYPDNGVRYLWFSGAALAALRCAGDRVAAVFCHDWPAAAAAVLLRVRPVPDDPLEEAASVLVIHNLAHQGIFPSAVAAQLPLPRLALGHGATINILAAGIRYATELVTVSPTYAREILTPEAGCGLDDLLRARRRDLHGVLNGLDTSEWDPARDPALPANYGPDDPAGKEACKVALQRELGLVSAPGAPLFGVVSRADPQKGLDLVREVLPWIAAEGAQAAVLCAGDPHLTSSLAAAARAAPRAIAVVDRFDEAIARRIYGAADFFLMPSRFEPCGLGQLIAMRYGALPVARRTGGLADTVVDVDEDPEHGTGLLFDRPEAGALQEACRRALVLVRAEPERFSRARRRAMLRDFSWSRSAARYDRILGRAVRRERSRVLR, via the coding sequence ATGGACATCGTACACATCACGCCGGAGTTCGCCCCGTTCGCGAAGGCAGGGGGGCTCGGGGACGTGGCGGCGGCGCTGCCGGCGGCCCAGGCGGAGCGCGGCCACCGGGTGCGCGTCCTCGTCCCCGGCTACAGGGAGCTTCTCGACCGGATCGACTCCCTGCCCGGGGCCGGGACCCTGCCGGTCTCCTTTCCCATCGGGGGGCGCGAGATCCCTGGAGTGGCCGTCCGGAAGAGCGTGGGCCCGGTCGAGCTCTGGGCGATCGCCCAGCGCGAGCTGTTCGACCGCCCGGGGCTGTACGGGGGGCCGCGGGGAGCCTACCCGGACAACGGGGTCCGGTACCTCTGGTTCTCCGGCGCCGCTCTCGCGGCGCTCCGTTGCGCCGGCGACCGAGTGGCCGCCGTCTTCTGTCACGACTGGCCGGCCGCCGCGGCGGCGGTCCTCCTCCGCGTGCGGCCGGTGCCGGACGACCCGCTGGAAGAGGCGGCCTCGGTGCTGGTGATCCACAATCTCGCGCACCAGGGAATCTTCCCGTCGGCTGTCGCCGCCCAGCTTCCCCTCCCGCGTCTCGCCCTCGGACACGGCGCGACGATCAACATCCTGGCCGCCGGGATCCGGTACGCGACGGAACTGGTCACCGTCTCCCCGACGTACGCCAGGGAGATCCTGACCCCCGAGGCGGGCTGCGGCCTGGACGACCTGCTGCGGGCCCGCCGCCGCGACCTCCACGGGGTTCTCAACGGGCTCGACACCTCGGAGTGGGACCCCGCCCGCGACCCCGCGCTGCCCGCCAACTACGGACCGGACGACCCCGCGGGCAAGGAGGCTTGCAAGGTGGCGCTGCAGCGCGAGCTGGGGCTCGTCTCCGCTCCGGGTGCGCCGCTGTTCGGGGTCGTCAGCCGGGCCGATCCCCAGAAGGGCCTCGACCTGGTGCGGGAGGTGCTGCCGTGGATCGCCGCGGAAGGGGCGCAGGCGGCCGTGCTTTGTGCCGGAGATCCCCATCTCACCTCGAGCCTCGCCGCTGCCGCGCGCGCGGCGCCCCGCGCGATCGCCGTCGTGGACCGCTTCGACGAGGCGATCGCCCGGCGGATCTACGGGGCGGCCGACTTCTTCCTCATGCCGAGCCGATTCGAACCGTGCGGGCTGGGCCAACTGATCGCGATGAGGTACGGGGCTCTGCCGGTCGCCCGCCGGACGGGGGGGCTGGCGGACACCGTCGTGGACGTCGACGAAGACCCGGAACACGGCACGGGGCTGCTGTTCGACCGCCCGGAGGCCGGCGCCCTGCAGGAGGCGTGCCGCCGCGCGCTGGTCCTCGTCCGCGCCGAGCCCGAGCGCTTCTCCCGCGCCCGCCGGCGCGCCATGCTCCGGGACTTCTCGTGGAGCCGCTCCGCCGCACGGTACGACCGCATCCTGGGCCGCGCGGTCCGGCGGGAACGGTCGCGAGTGCTGCGATGA
- a CDS encoding sodium-dependent transporter encodes MIPEDLRRGNFGSKVGFILAAAGSAIGLGNIWRFPYTAGESGGGAFVLVYLLWVVLLGVPVLLAELAIGRASQRNPVGAFRALAPGSWWPAVGGLGVLTGFGILAFYSVVAGWTLGYLAKSISGGIRELGTPEASRAAFGQLIGDPLSALFLTFLFLLLTVLVVRGGVQGGIERASKFLMPLFFLLLVVLAVRAVTLPGASEGLRFLFHFEWEKITPRVAMTALGQALFSLSLGMGAMITYGSYLPRSENLPFSGASVAFFDTLIALLAGLIIFPAVFATGGKPDAGPGLVFVVMPTVFDKLPLGVLFAVAFYALLAIAALTSTISLLEVIVAYLVDERGWDRSRASFSVGGACFVVAVPSALSQGGAAWLSEGGLFGLDFLTLQSILFGNYALSIGALLICLFVGWRWGTAPAVEEMRRGAGELRTAALWSFLVRYFCPLAVAAVLAFIVVTRQYF; translated from the coding sequence GTGATCCCGGAAGACCTGAGACGAGGCAACTTCGGGTCGAAGGTGGGCTTCATCCTCGCCGCGGCCGGCTCGGCGATCGGCCTGGGGAACATCTGGCGGTTCCCGTACACGGCGGGGGAAAGCGGCGGCGGCGCCTTCGTCCTCGTCTATCTCCTGTGGGTGGTGCTGCTCGGCGTGCCGGTCCTGCTCGCGGAACTGGCGATCGGCCGGGCCAGCCAGCGGAACCCGGTCGGGGCGTTCCGGGCGCTCGCCCCCGGCTCCTGGTGGCCCGCCGTGGGCGGTCTCGGTGTCCTCACCGGCTTCGGGATCCTCGCCTTCTACAGCGTCGTCGCCGGGTGGACCCTCGGGTATCTGGCGAAGTCGATCAGCGGCGGCATCCGCGAGCTCGGCACCCCGGAGGCGAGCCGCGCTGCGTTCGGTCAACTCATCGGCGATCCGCTATCGGCTTTGTTCCTGACCTTCCTCTTCCTGCTGCTGACGGTGCTCGTCGTCCGGGGAGGCGTGCAGGGGGGTATCGAGAGGGCGTCGAAGTTCCTCATGCCGTTGTTCTTCCTGCTCCTGGTGGTGCTCGCCGTGCGGGCCGTGACCCTTCCGGGCGCCTCCGAGGGCCTTCGGTTCCTGTTCCACTTCGAGTGGGAGAAGATCACCCCCCGCGTGGCGATGACGGCGCTCGGGCAGGCCCTGTTCAGCCTCAGCCTCGGGATGGGGGCGATGATCACCTACGGCTCGTATCTGCCGCGCAGCGAGAACTTGCCGTTCTCCGGCGCTTCGGTGGCCTTCTTCGACACGCTCATCGCCCTGCTGGCCGGACTCATCATCTTTCCGGCGGTGTTCGCCACGGGAGGGAAACCGGACGCCGGTCCGGGGCTGGTCTTCGTCGTCATGCCCACCGTTTTCGACAAACTCCCGCTCGGCGTTCTCTTCGCCGTGGCGTTCTACGCCCTTCTGGCGATCGCCGCCCTCACCTCGACGATCAGCCTTCTCGAGGTGATCGTCGCCTACCTCGTGGACGAGCGCGGCTGGGACCGGTCGCGTGCGTCCTTCAGCGTGGGGGGTGCGTGCTTCGTGGTGGCGGTGCCGTCGGCCCTCTCCCAGGGGGGAGCGGCCTGGCTCTCCGAAGGGGGTCTCTTCGGGCTCGACTTCCTGACGCTCCAGAGCATCCTGTTCGGCAACTACGCGCTCAGCATCGGCGCCCTGCTGATCTGCCTGTTCGTGGGTTGGCGATGGGGAACGGCGCCGGCGGTGGAGGAGATGCGCCGCGGAGCGGGTGAGCTGCGCACCGCGGCCCTGTGGTCCTTCCTCGTGCGGTATTTCTGCCCGCTGGCGGTGGCCGCCGTGCTCGCGTTCATCGTGGTCACGCGGCAGTATTTCTGA
- a CDS encoding DMT family transporter: MTGDSASAIAPRLMVLGAALLFSTGGAAIKACELDAWQIAAFRSGVAALFLITVSRPLRPLRDPRPWLVGVAYAATMLLYVGANKTTTAADSIFLQSTAPLYVMLLGPVLLREVPTGRDLRLGAVIAAGLLLVIGGAQSPAATAPAPAVGKALGAASGVTWALTLVGLRWLGRTPVAGHGSASVIAGNVLAFAAGLPFALPVAAPGAGDVALVLYLGVAQIGLAYILLTRGIRRVRAVEAALLLLAEPVLNPLWSWAAHGETPSWPTLAGGGLILAATAAHLAGGRQGSDPGRPNR; encoded by the coding sequence ATGACGGGAGATTCGGCCAGCGCGATCGCTCCGCGCCTGATGGTGCTGGGAGCCGCCCTTCTCTTCTCCACCGGCGGTGCCGCGATCAAGGCCTGCGAGCTGGACGCCTGGCAGATCGCGGCCTTCCGGTCAGGGGTCGCCGCGCTGTTCCTGATAACGGTGTCACGCCCACTGCGGCCGCTCCGCGATCCGCGCCCGTGGCTCGTCGGCGTCGCCTATGCCGCCACCATGCTGCTGTACGTGGGCGCCAACAAGACCACGACCGCGGCCGATTCGATCTTCCTCCAGTCGACCGCCCCGCTGTACGTGATGCTCTTGGGCCCGGTCCTGCTGCGGGAGGTGCCGACGGGGCGCGATCTCCGGCTGGGGGCGGTGATCGCCGCGGGACTCCTGCTCGTGATCGGCGGTGCGCAGAGCCCGGCCGCCACCGCCCCCGCCCCGGCCGTCGGGAAGGCGCTCGGCGCCGCCAGCGGGGTGACCTGGGCTCTCACGCTGGTGGGGCTCCGCTGGCTGGGACGCACCCCCGTGGCGGGTCACGGCTCGGCCTCCGTGATCGCCGGCAACGTGCTCGCCTTCGCCGCGGGGCTCCCGTTCGCACTTCCCGTGGCGGCCCCCGGGGCCGGGGACGTGGCGCTCGTCCTCTACCTCGGCGTGGCGCAGATCGGCCTCGCCTACATCCTGCTGACGCGCGGAATCCGCCGAGTGCGGGCCGTCGAGGCCGCGCTCCTGCTGCTCGCGGAACCGGTGCTCAATCCGCTTTGGAGCTGGGCGGCACACGGGGAGACGCCGTCGTGGCCCACACTCGCCGGTGGAGGGCTGATCCTGGCGGCCACGGCGGCGCACCTCGCGGGTGGCCGTCAGGGCAGCGACCCGGGTCGTCCGAACAGGTAG
- a CDS encoding EAL domain-containing protein, with protein sequence MSSSGVEVLPVGTAAEVAAGLIDELMPEIAARFTVTGAVGVVLVDTSALAEVERLYGEEAYRRSRRELDTQVLNALGGYLESGDVIATVDAGHDHLVVLLFRPRKDYLFYRETLPALARILSDVLEKNAGKIVFPYTDRAIELPVGHALTLRNPTLRPERSVRDAIDAARRDAHLGLAVRDREKKREFLNLLLAEQVQTVFEKILDLETLAVFGYEALTRGPWGTPWQSPAVLFEMAERTGMLFELDCLCRRSALRVAAGNLPAGRRLFLNCLPSAIHDPSFRTGTVQHTLDQCGLQPGDVVFEISERESVRNFSIFREARDYYKGLGFGIALDDTGSGYASLSSVIEMVPDFIKVDLSLIRGIDVDPNRRAMLEALQKVATQIGAKVIAEGIETEAELEAVRSLGVPYGQGYLFGRPGSLP encoded by the coding sequence ATGAGCTCGTCAGGCGTCGAGGTCCTCCCGGTCGGGACCGCGGCCGAGGTCGCCGCTGGGCTGATCGACGAACTCATGCCGGAGATCGCGGCCCGCTTCACCGTCACGGGCGCGGTCGGCGTGGTTCTCGTCGACACCTCGGCGCTGGCGGAGGTCGAGCGTCTGTACGGCGAGGAGGCCTACCGGCGCTCGCGCCGGGAACTCGACACTCAGGTCCTGAATGCACTCGGAGGCTATCTCGAGTCGGGGGACGTGATCGCGACCGTCGACGCGGGGCACGACCACCTGGTCGTGCTTCTCTTCCGGCCGAGAAAAGACTACCTCTTCTACCGGGAGACGCTCCCCGCGCTGGCCAGGATCCTCTCCGACGTTCTGGAGAAGAACGCCGGAAAGATCGTGTTTCCCTACACCGACCGCGCGATCGAGCTGCCGGTGGGACACGCGCTGACCCTCCGCAACCCCACCCTCCGCCCCGAGCGGAGCGTCCGCGACGCCATCGACGCCGCGCGGCGCGACGCCCATCTCGGCCTCGCCGTGCGCGACCGCGAGAAGAAGCGCGAATTCCTGAACCTGCTCCTCGCGGAGCAGGTGCAGACGGTGTTCGAGAAGATCCTCGACCTCGAGACGCTGGCCGTGTTCGGATACGAGGCGCTGACCCGCGGTCCCTGGGGAACGCCCTGGCAGTCGCCGGCGGTCCTGTTCGAGATGGCCGAGCGGACCGGCATGCTGTTCGAGCTGGACTGCCTGTGCCGGCGGAGCGCACTCCGCGTTGCGGCGGGGAACCTCCCCGCCGGCCGGCGCCTGTTTCTCAACTGCCTGCCTTCGGCCATCCACGATCCGAGCTTCCGAACGGGAACCGTTCAGCACACTCTCGACCAGTGCGGCCTCCAGCCCGGGGACGTGGTCTTCGAGATCTCCGAGCGCGAGTCGGTGCGGAATTTCTCGATCTTCCGCGAGGCCCGGGACTACTACAAGGGTCTCGGTTTCGGCATCGCCCTCGACGACACCGGCTCCGGGTACGCCAGCCTGTCCTCGGTGATCGAGATGGTCCCCGACTTCATCAAGGTGGATCTGAGCCTGATCCGCGGGATCGATGTCGACCCGAACCGGCGGGCGATGCTGGAGGCCTTGCAGAAGGTCGCGACGCAGATCGGCGCCAAGGTGATCGCCGAAGGGATCGAGACGGAAGCCGAGCTCGAGGCGGTCCGGTCTCTCGGCGTGCCGTACGGCCAGGGCTACCTGTTCGGACGACCCGGGTCGCTGCCCTGA
- a CDS encoding ribulose 1,5-bisphosphate carboxylase: MDALRATYELRCDASAAETRAREIALEQTAELPREAVARAGLPRDVVGRVESLREAGPGRFLAEIVYPAEVLDGTLSQILNVLFGNTSLQHDVALVDLDLDPAAAAGFGGPRLGVEGLRELTGARGRPLTATALKPVGLSAERLAELCRLFADAGVDIVKDDHGLGDQPAAPFADRVRACQEAVRQAGGRTLYVPHVGGAPSEMARRIAVARDCGVRAVMAAPMLCGLPAFHEAASGSGLAVIAHPALAGAARIAPEALLGRLFRLAGADAAVFPHAGGRFGFTLDTCARIAARLRDRWCGLRPAMPMPAGGMALERVPELISFFGADTILLIGGSLYAGGDPASRAKRFVECVRNAAT; this comes from the coding sequence ATGGATGCGCTCCGCGCCACCTACGAGCTGCGGTGCGACGCTTCCGCGGCCGAGACCCGCGCGCGGGAGATCGCCCTCGAGCAGACGGCGGAGCTGCCCCGCGAAGCGGTCGCGCGGGCCGGGTTGCCGCGCGACGTGGTGGGGCGGGTCGAATCGCTGCGAGAGGCGGGACCCGGCCGGTTCCTGGCGGAGATCGTCTATCCGGCGGAGGTCCTCGACGGTACGCTCTCCCAGATTCTCAACGTTCTGTTCGGCAACACGTCGCTCCAGCACGACGTGGCGCTCGTCGACCTCGACCTCGACCCCGCCGCGGCGGCGGGATTCGGAGGCCCGCGCCTGGGCGTGGAGGGACTCCGGGAGCTGACGGGGGCGCGCGGCCGGCCCCTGACGGCGACCGCGCTCAAGCCGGTCGGCTTGTCGGCGGAGCGCCTCGCGGAGCTCTGCCGGCTGTTCGCCGACGCCGGCGTCGACATCGTCAAGGACGACCACGGCCTCGGCGATCAGCCGGCGGCGCCGTTCGCCGACCGCGTGCGCGCCTGCCAGGAGGCGGTTCGGCAGGCGGGCGGCCGAACGCTCTACGTCCCGCACGTCGGCGGCGCACCATCGGAGATGGCGCGCCGGATCGCGGTCGCGCGCGATTGCGGCGTGCGCGCGGTGATGGCCGCACCCATGCTGTGCGGCCTGCCCGCCTTTCACGAGGCCGCTTCCGGATCGGGACTCGCGGTGATCGCGCACCCCGCTCTCGCGGGCGCCGCGCGGATCGCGCCGGAGGCGCTCCTGGGACGGCTGTTCCGCCTCGCGGGAGCGGACGCGGCCGTCTTCCCGCACGCGGGGGGTCGCTTCGGCTTCACGCTCGACACGTGCGCCCGGATCGCCGCGCGCCTTCGCGACCGATGGTGCGGGCTCCGGCCGGCCATGCCGATGCCGGCCGGCGGGATGGCGCTCGAGCGCGTGCCCGAGCTGATCTCCTTCTTCGGTGCGGACACGATCCTGCTGATCGGCGGCAGCCTCTACGCGGGAGGCGACCCGGCCTCCCGGGCGAAGCGCTTCGTGGAA